In Coccidioides posadasii str. Silveira chromosome 4, complete sequence, one genomic interval encodes:
- a CDS encoding uncharacterized protein (EggNog:ENOG410PXXJ) translates to MTTKLTLGAYVIKVLMEQASRFDAMSVYLGKLADLATSQAEEIAKWTSKLIDAVTKI, encoded by the coding sequence ATGACAACCAAGCTGACACTTGGCGCTTATGTGATCAAAGTGCTGATGGAACAGGCCAGTAGGTTTGATGCAATGTCTGTGTATCTTGGGAAATTGGCGGATCTTGCAACAAGTCAAGCTGAGGAGATTGCCAAATGGACTTCGAAATTAATTGATGCTGTGACCAAGATTTGA
- a CDS encoding uncharacterized protein (EggNog:ENOG410PZFF): protein MSVYSITFMGRENAEGMPDTADTIDRQIISRVCDLLRLLEHLRAAKTAKLLESVKIYEPNPPSFVFRSYNHSDLQMNASSRKAPPALPAVAQGEGMFPAPNCPSFPDPPPDTINPALLKLPEDGDAMILDNAAWLNYGYSMTSHQDQLGSGAENTPSFVSSPDDAHLLRETAGGGQPSTPADCFPEDNSQKVNGTDLIMGLPTPPSEPPSEPPANHFPEPAMASKKPGHRPKSQRLVAGQIKSSRLSIGQDRSLRKRQGKKQQAVSTAKEYRVLVRLSLGLHGLLVPGLQQALEVGEGLIRQDLSEYQDSCVWQQDFWSEDAIKLPTLMNCSALEKFCHVFRYVNMLVARSSNQELRLRISRTLLYLTYETLTQKWRSDMHSGNFENPEQHRASTLTTDHLLRCMHPQTWDSMDAVAKKTLRRKLQDEKRQGSRWWRAASVLRLGCLVVCGDVLSKVINNHKISLPKLDFIIKYAANAHPSAVSLYREFDAMVKQILLGETPTAQLSRQMINDRACQTLEPKLTPQEIDKNWVEYDPATLSQELIRSVFGQYV from the exons ATGAGTGTTTACTCAATTACGTTCATG GGGCGAGAGAATGCAGAGGGGATGCCAGATACTGCCGACACCATTGACAGACAGATTATTTCACGTGTATGTGATTTACTACGTCTTCTCGAGCACCTTAGGGCTGCGAAAACTGCGAAACTGTTAGAGAGCGTGAAGATCTACGAACCAAATCCTCCATCATTTGTATTTCGAAGCTACAATCACTCAGACCTGCAAATGAACGCTTCCTCGAGGAAAGCGCCGCCAGCGCTACCGGCCGTAGCGCAGGGAGAGG GAATGTTCCCTGCTCCCAATTGCCCTTCATTTCCTGATCCACCTCCAGATACGATAAACCCCGCACTATTGAAGCTGCCAGAGGACGGGGATGCGATGATACTTGATAATGCGGCTTGGCTGAATTATGGTTATTCTATGACAAGCCACCAAGACCAGTTAGGATCGGGCGCTGAGAACACTCCTTCATTTGTATCCTCTCCAGATGATGCTCACTTGCTGCGAGAGACTGCTGGTGGAGGACAACCCTCGACTCCAGCAGACTGTTTTCCAGAGGATAATTCACAGAAAGTAAACGGTACTGACCTCATTATGGGCCTTCCCACGCCGCCCTCAGAACCTCCCTCTGAACCGCCTGCTAACCACTTCCCGGAACCCGCAATGGCTTCCAAAAAACCTGGCCATAGGCCGAAATCACAGCGACTTGTGGCTGGCCAGATAAAGTCCTCCCGATTGTCGATCGGGCAGGATCGGTCTTTGAGGAAGCGTCAAGGGAAGAAGCAACAGGCCGTGTCTACAGCCAAGGAATACAGAGTACTTGTGCGTCTGTCACTTGGGCTTCACGGGCTTCTTGTTCCAGGTCTTCAACAGGCCCTTGAAGTCGGCGAAGGCCTTATCAGACAAGATCTGTCTGAATACCAAGACTCCTGTGTGTGGCAGCAGGATTTCTGGTCTGAAGATGCCATCAAGCTTCCTACCTTGATGAACTGTTCGGCGCTGGAGAAATTCTGTCATGTCTTTCGATATGTCAATATGCTTGTAGCCCGGAGTTCGAATCAGGAACTACGGCTTCGCATCTCACGCACGTTATTATATCTAACTTATGAAACACTAACACAGAAATGGCGAAGTGATATGCATTCTGGAAACTTTGAAAACCCCGAGCAGCATCGTGCTTCAACCCTCACAACCGATCATCTGCTGAGGTGCATGCATCCGCAGACATGGGACTCAATGGATGCGGTagcaaagaagacactcCGAAGAAAACTTCAAGATGAAAAGAGACAGGGTAGTCGCTGGTGGCGAGCCGCAAGCGTATTACGCCTTGGGTGTTTGGTTGTCTGTGGCGATGTTTTAAGTAAGGTGAT CAACAACCACAAAATTTCCCTGCCGAAGCTTGATTTTATTATCAAATATGCTGCTAATGCCCATCCCTCTGCCGTTTCACTTTATCGCGAATTTGATGCCATGGTGAAACAAATCTTACTTGGGGAAACCCCCACAGCACAGCTTTCAAGGCAGATGATCAACGACAGAGCTTGTCAAACGTTGGAACCAAAACTAACCCCCCAGGAAATTGATAAGAACTGGGTGGAATATGATCCTGCCACTCTGTCTCAAGAGCTTATCCGAAGCGTTTTTGGGCAATACGTATAG
- a CDS encoding uncharacterized protein (EggNog:ENOG410PHZP~COG:S) has translation MGQYFHVIAPKLREKADWGWKLGEILFDGTPASLVYLFARPIIPPTFTGHCCTPDSESLSKTMTSSATINAPSKKRGYLFGNLAHLTDDTLSRAKPDHFYGARPEQLNRQIRKDLSDQIIPSTQDDLPMAPNFFLEAKGPDGSLAVATRQACYDGALGARGMHSLQTYRQDKLTYDNNAYTITSTYHGGQLKLYVE, from the exons ATGGGACAATACTTTCATGTCATCGCGCCCAAGCTGCGAGAGAAGGCGGATTGGGGCTGGAAACTTGGCGAGATCCTTTTTGATGGAACTCCTGCTTCCCTTGTTTACCTCTTTGCAAGGCCCATCATACCCCCTACTTTCACAGGGCATTGTTGCACCCCAGACTCGGAATCCTTGTCAAAAACAATGACCTCCAGTGCTACAATTAATGCTCCGTCCAAGAAGC GAGGATATCTATTCGGAAACCTTGCCCACTTAACCGATGACACGCTATCTCGTGCCAAACCAGATCACTTCTATGGTGCGCGTCCTGAACAGCTCAATCGTCAAATCCGCAAGGACCTTAGCGACCAGATTATTCCATCAACCCAGGATGACCTTCCCATGGCACCAAACTTCTTTTTGGAGGCAAAAGGCCCTGATGGATCCCTCGCTGTGGCTACGCGGCAAGCTTGCTATGATGGCGCATTAGGAGCCCGAGGCATGCATTCACTTCAGACGTATCGACAAGATAAATTGACCTACGACAACAACGCTTACACTATTACGTCGACTTATCATGGTGGCCAACTCAAGCTATATGTTGAATGA
- a CDS encoding uncharacterized protein (EggNog:ENOG410PUMK~COG:T), with protein MGNRRQFPDVHWIWKGAISFVYEVHPRIVVKVPQPGEFEKKQFDKELKIYEIFSQCPPCPSIIQCFYYTDKGIFLEYMRDVSLSYRIQNNQLRDLQTSALIKVKNLEPLPLRKVWLNDLAQAVAFLESLNLAHGDLRPDNILIDGDRLKLSDFDCTAQIGTDFEACIPPYGRVLNSSESDHGGAGFLGPRTEQFALGSLYYLINYGFEVYGDRCLTPDNPKQHGPKVVKLLQNMEFPTLDGDPVIDDIIDRCWHNKYATVAELAAHTEMLLDNGTNGERTNAETTSNSGWRMVISRIIDGLWWSLGDWWEFVRPGRSKESTNRTESKDDRHDNPDHDLLPEGFSSKKAFCEDLVKHGLLDLLSSGEPEHLGFSFDWYRHRH; from the exons ATGGGTAATCGACGCCAATTCCCCGATGTGCACTGGATCTGGAAAGGAGCCATCTCGTTCGTCTACGAAGTCCATCCCCGCATCGTGGTCAAAGTCCCTCAGCCCGGAGAGTTTGAGAAAAAGCAGTTTGATAAAGAGCTAAAGATCTATGAGATCTTCTCACAATGTCCGCCATGTCCTTCTATAATACAGTGTTTCTACTACACGGACAAGGGCATCTTCCTCGAGTATATGAGAG ATGTGTCCCTTTCTTACAGGATACAAAACAATCAACTTCGGGACCTGCAAACCAGCGCTCTTATTAAAGTAAAAAACTTAGAACCCCTACCTTTGCGGAAGGTATGGCTGAACGACCTTGCCCAAGCCGTCGCTTTCCTCGAATCGCTCAACCTTGCTCATGGCGACCTCCGGCCTGACAATATCCTCATTGACGGTGACCGGCTTAAACTGTCCGATTTTGACTGTACAGCTCAAATTGGGACAGATTTCGAAGCCTGTATACCTCCATACGGAAGAGTGCTCAACAGCAGCGAAAGTGATCATGGAGGTGCCGGCTTCTTAGGCCCTCGAACAGAGCAGTTCGCTCTCGGTTCCTTGTACTACCTAATAAACTACGGCTTTGAGGTTTATGGAGATCGATGTCTTACTCCAGATAACCCCAAACAGCATGGACCTAAGGTCGTGAAGTTACTGCAGAACATGGAATTTCCGACGCTAGATGGTGATCCGGTGATTGATGATATTATTGACAGGTGTTGGCATAATAAATATGCAACTGTTGCGGAATTGGCTGCACACACAGAGATGCTCCTTGATAATGGGACCAACGGAGAACGAACCAACGCCGAAACTACTTCCAACAGTGGATGGCGCATGGTTATAAGCCGCATCATTGATGGGCTGTGGTGGAGCCTTGGGGATTGGTGGGAGTTTGTACGACCGGGACGCAGCAAGGAGTCAACCAATCGCACTGAATCCAAGGACGATCGCCATGACAACCCGGATCATGACCTTCTACCAGAGGGTTTCTCCTCAAAGAAGGCTTTTTGCGAAGATTTGGTGAAGCATGGACTTCTTGACCTACTTTCTTCGGGTGAACCTGAGCATCTTGGATTCAGTTTTGACTGGTATAGGCACCGTCATTGA
- a CDS encoding uncharacterized protein (EggNog:ENOG410Q5CU), producing MVHADKRQRVQNGAGLLLSYLSGSRLVSLFDTPARGKPPPGGEPWLKECGANAMSPLTQPLSPNKPTGVQSRVRSWLADCDDSMNDTASDIASKEDLTDDEEDVSITESDIKSIVFSKVLGSSTQSSYSEVMQLNDVRKAAGGGFDLDYDLNPADLIRDDESAVTDDGYHAGDKKRDHFSGSIFASTSSMVKRQDNLIHCWLM from the coding sequence ATGGTACATGCAGACAAGAGACAGCGGGTGCAGAATGGAGCAGGGTTACTCCTCTCCTATCTTTCTGGCAGCCGGTTGGTCTCCCTATTTGATACCCCCGCGAGGGGGAAACCACCACCCGGAGGGGAGCCCTGGCTCAAGGAGTGTGGAGCGAACGCAATGTCCCCTTTGACCCAGCCACTCTCACCCAATAAACCCACGGGTGTACAGTCGAGAGTGCGATCTTGGCTGGCAGATTGTGATGACTCCATGAATGACACCGCCTCGGATATTGCTTCCAAGGAAGATCTGACCGACGACGAGGAAGACGTGTCCATTACTGAGAGCGACATCAAGAGCATAGTCTTCAGCAAGGTGTTGGGGTCCAGTACACAGAGCAGCTACTCGGAGGTGATGCAGCTTAACGATGTGCGCAAAGCCGCCGGTGGCGGGTTTGATCTTGACTATGACCTTAACCCAGCCGATCTCATCAGGGATGATGAATCTGCTGTCACCGATGACGGGTACCATGCGGGAGACAAAAAAAGGGACCATTTCTCTGGCAGCATATTCGCTTCTACATCATCCATGGTGAAGCGCCAGGACAACCTAATTCATTGCTGGCTCATGTGA